A part of Podarcis muralis chromosome 15, rPodMur119.hap1.1, whole genome shotgun sequence genomic DNA contains:
- the PHLDB1 gene encoding pleckstrin homology-like domain family B member 1 isoform X2 produces the protein METCNRNVASPAGRVQARLQNSLLDLTETGKGLKVQTEKPHLVSLGSGRLSTAITLLPLEEGKTMLGSAAGDIVLQGAGVAPKHCFIENTHGTLTLHPCGNPCAIDGLAVTRPTRLSQGCMICLGQSTFLRFNHPAEAKWMKSMIPSVGRSPAPQHGLTAEAQSLLNGNQDTAKASRHSHSALVSSIERDLQDIMDSLVLEEEGSTPRQLPSSRGNAPSPDSSVVNGRGGRYLLSPPQSPGAMSVGSSYENTSPPFSPLSSPASSSSCASHSPGTQDQGPTLPPVVPVRSSSFNHTMLTPHGGASLDLPSSTGGPNPARGPGSPRTARRATQESPRSPTPSRRARPSGENPRPGPRSSPPPALPAGLSESLPGSPRVQPPTSPRLAPKFQSPSTPRTKATALQERPPSPFREARDTPAGTSRQGLGKGFLPAEPAGFVPLSQSSRALQPPESPRLSRRPLESMRELPPLSPALSRRAVSPAPHGGPPVQAKAGEAPCGWRREPIEDLMSASFSCLRGRSPSPTLLAREPGQRKPSYATGLSPAYSLGSLTSASPRQSPRLHRKLSGGLELTPGPLRERKHSISELSGDEGELREYHRWQRQERLREQEMERLERQRLETILSLCAEYTHSDGDPGQEHNTFPSAAAEGAGQPGRRPSKGSISLGRAKEQLVGTLGLRERESLERSDEDHLKEESSSTESAGQEHEEPPSTKASQEAALLEEERTRVLASVDQLKSRAKELEQQLQETAREAEMERALLQGEREAELIQLQQEQKAVQQLQERMSGLDAAIHRDKERAKVDAERKELERLRALYSELKRQLDNCPESMREQLQDQMQREAEALETETKLFEDLEFQHLEKESRLEEEREMLSQQLLHSKAESHRSVARRKERLAALESQANQIRLQAAQEADRLGKEKATTLQMLQKEKETLLALERRYRVLTGGSGFPKASTALREETLPFSELGEAADSASPFCAATASSAQLYPGRTEEYVRLSDVFPFCGCGPDASATPAVPSPAPPLSYEYVTTDQLAVILGSVRSAVGLAHSPSPPAADSAATALPAALLCSSSCPQREPWWAESAVRLPLFAQDLPAGFEAEAGPPAACLSSSSPPPPPLPAKAHSSPDPRQVYRSKMDGGSSSLAWPKGGSSSSQLNVATLGRSPSPKNALSPQNGTGSLPRNLASTLQDIESKRQLALQQKGQQVIEEQRRRLADLKQKAAAEAQSQWEALHGQPLPPSPYSPLIHHSILHHHPPGGLGLRANEDGERAYDTLSLESSDSLDTNLSTSGNSACSPDNVSSASGADAGKIEEMEKMLKEAHAEKSRLMESREQEMELRRQALEDERRRREQLERRLQDETARRQKLIEKEVKMREKQFAQARPLTRYLPIRKEDFDLRSHIESSGHSVDTCSHVILSEKMCKGYLVKMGGKIKSWKKRWFVFDRLRRTLSYYADKHETKLKGLIYFQAIEEVYYDHLRSAAKKGFFSLSLASSPNPALTFCVKTHDRLYYMVAPSAEAMRIWMDVIVTGAEGYTQFLN, from the exons atggagaccTGTAACCGCAATGTGGCCAGCCCAGCTGGTCGAGTGCAGGCACGTCTACAG AACAGTCTTCTAGACCTGACCGAGACAGGCAAAGGCCTGAAAGTGCAGACTGAAAAGCCACATCTGGTGAGCCTGGGCAGCGGGCGTCTCAGCACTGCCATCACTCTCCTGCCTCTGGAAGAAG GCAAAACCATGCTGGGCTCAGCCGCCGGGGACATTGTGCTGCAGGGGGCTGGCGTGGCACCCAAGCACTGCTTCATCGAGAACACGCACGGGACTCTCACTCTGCACCCCTGTGGCAACCCGTGTGCCATAGATGGCTTGGCAGTCACACGCCCCACACGCCTTTCTCAAG GGTGTATGATCTGCCTGGGCCAGTCGACCTTCCTTCGGTTCAACCACCCGGCTGAGGCGAAGTGGATGAAAAGCATGATTCCCAGCGTGGGGCGAAGCCCTGCACCCCAGCATGGGCTCACAGCAG AGGCCCAGAGCCTTCTGAACGGCAACCAAGATACGGCGAAGGCTTCCCGGCACAGCCACAGTGCCCTGGTCAGCTCCATCGAGCGGGACTTGCAGGACATCATGGACtccctggtgctggaggaggaaggcagcACTCCCAGGCAGCTCCCCAGCAGCCGCGGCAACGCTCCGTCACCAGACTCCTCCGTCGTGAATGGCAGGGGTGGGCGCTACCTGCTGTCGCCTCCCCAGAGCCCTGGCGCCATGTCTGTGGGATCCAGCTACGAAAACACCTCCCCgcccttctctcccctctcctctcccgcaagcagcagcagctgcgccAGCCACTCGCCTGGCACCCAGGACCAGGGCCCTACCCTGCCTCCGGTGGTGCCCGTTCGCTCCTCTAGTTTCAACCACACCATGCTGACTCCTCACGGCGGGGCCAGCCTGGACCTGCCGAGCAGCACCGGAGGCCCGAACCCAGCCCGGGGGCCGGGGAGCCCACGGACAGCTCGGAGGGCCACACAGGAGAGTCCCCGGAGCCCCACACCCAGCCGCAGGGCCCGGCCCTCGGGGGAGAACCCCCGCCCGGGCCCACGCAGCTCCCCTCCACCTGCATTGCCCGCCGGCCTGAGCGAGAGCCTGCCGGGCAGCCCTCGGGTACAGCCACCCACCAGCCCACGCCTGGCCCCCAAATTCCAGTCGCCCTCCACCCCACGGACCAAGGCCACGGCTCTGCAGGAGAGGCCTCCCAGCCCTTTCCGGGAAGCGCGGGACACGCCTGCTGGCACCTCCCGCCAAGGGCTGGGGAAAGGCTTCCTGCCAGCTGAGCCTGCCGGGTTTGTGCCTCTCAGCCAGTCGAGCCGGGCCCTGCAGCCCCCTGAGAGCCCCCGACTCAGCCGGCGGCCTCTGGAGAGCATGCGGGAGCTGCCTCCTCTCAGCCCCGCCTTGTCCCGCCGGGCAGTGTCGCCAGCCCCTCACGGCGGCCCCCCAGTGCAGGCCAAGGCCGGCGAGGCCCCCTGTGGCTGGCGGAGGGAGCCCATTGAGGACCTTATGTCTGCCTCTTTCTCCTGCCTGCGGGGACGCAGCCCCTCGCCcaccctgctggccagggagccTGGCCAACGCAAGCCCAGCTACGCAACCGGCCTGAGCCCCGCCTACAGCCTGGGCTCCCTGACCTCGGCCTCGCCGCGCCAGAGCCCCCGCCTGCACCGGAAGTTGTCTGGGGGGCTGGAGCTGACGCCGGGGCCCCTGCGGGAGCGCAAGCACAGCATCTCGGAGCTCAGCGGCGACGAGGGGGAGCTGAGGGAATACCATCGCTGGCAGCGCCAGGAGCGGCTCCGGGAACAGGAGATGGAGCGGCTG GAGCGGCAGCGGTTGGAGACCATCCTGAGCCTGTGTGCCGAGTACACTCACAGCGATGGCGATCCGGGCCAGGAGCACAACACTTTCCCCAGCGCTGCTGCCGAGGGCGCTGGCCAGCCGGGAAGGAGGCCCTCCAAGGGCTCCATCAGTCTTGGACGAGCGAAGGAGCAGCTGGTGGGAACCCTGGGCCTGCGGGAGAGGGAGAGCTTGGAGCGCTCGGATGAGGACCACCTGAAAGAGGAAAGCAGCAGCACGGAGAGTGCCGGCCAGGAG CACGAAGAGCCACCCAGCACCAAAGCCAGCCAGGAGGCGGCCCTGCTGGAGGAGGAGCGCACCCGTGTCCTGGCCAGCGTCGATCAGCTGAAGAGCCGAGCTAAggagctggagcagcagctgcaggaaaCAGCCCGGGAG GCGGAGATGGAGCGGGCCCTCCTGCAAGGCGAGCGGGAGGCCGAGCTGATccagctgcagcaggagcagAAGGCAGTGCAGCAGTTGCAGGAGCGCATGTCTGGTCTGGACGCCGCCATCCACCGGGACAAG GAGAGGGCAAAGGTTGATGCTGAAAGGAAGGAACTTGAGCGACTGCGGGCACTATACTCTGAGCTCAAGCGCCAGCTTGATAACTGCCCTGAGTCAATGAGGGAGCAGTTGCAGGACCAGATGCAAAGG GAAGCGGAGGCCCTGGAGACGGAGACGAAGCTGTTTGAGGACCTGGAGTTCCAGCACCTGGAGAAGGAGAGCCGCCTGGAGGAGGAACGCGAGATGCTCAGCCAGCAGCTCCTGCACAGCAAAGCCGAGAGCCACCGCAGCGTGGCACGGAGGAAG GAACGCTTGGCAGCGCTGGAGAGTCAAGCCAACCAgatcaggctgcaggctgctcagGAGGCTGACCGGCTGGGCAAGGAGAAAGCCACCACCTTGCAGATGCTGCAGAAG GAGAAGGAGACCCTCCTTGCGCTAGAGAGACGGTACCGGGTGCTGACTGGTGGCTCCGGCTTCCCCAAGGCCTCTACAGCTCTGCGAGAG GAGACGCTTCCTTTCTCTGAGCTGGGGGAGGCGGCTGACTCTGCAAGCCCCTTCTGTGCAGCTACTGCTTCCTCCGCCCAGCTCTACCCAGGGAGGACAGAG GAGTACGTGAGACTTTCTGACGTTTTCCCATTTTGCGGCTGTGGGCCAGATGCTAGCGCCACACCTGCCGTCCCCTCACCTGCACccccactgtcctatgag TACGTGACAACTGACCAACTGGCAGTGATTCTGGGCAGCGTCAGGTCGGCTGTAGGGCTTGCCCACTCCCCCAGCCCCCCTGCGGCAGACTCCGCTGCTACTGCCCTGCCGGCGGCGCTGCTCTGCTCCTCCAGCTGCCCCCAG AGAGAGCCGTGGTGGGCAGAGAGCGCAGTGCGGCTGCCACTTTTCGCCCAGGACCTCCCAGCTGGCTTTGAGGCTGAAGCAGGCCCCCCTGCTGcttgtctctcctcctcctcccctcctcctcctcctctgcctgctaAAGCTCACTCATCTCCAGACCCGCGACAG GTCTATCGCTCCAAGATGGACGGTGGCTCCAGCAGCTTGGCTTGGCCCAAAGGGGGCAGCTCCTCCTCGCAGCTCAACGTGGCCACTCTGGGACGCAGCCCCTCACCCAAG AACGCCCTGTCCCCACAAAACGGCACCGGCAGCCTCCCTCGGAATCTGGCCAGCACCCTGCAGGATATCGAGAGCAAGCGCCAACTGGCCCTTCAGCAAAAGG GCCAGCAGGTGATTGAGGAGCAGCGGAGGCGCTTGGCCGACCTGAAGCAGAAAGCGGCAGCCGAGGCTCAGTCCCAGTGGGAGGCCCTGCATGGGCAGCCCCTTCCCCCTTCTCCGTACTCCCCCCTCATCCACCACTCCATCCTCCATCACCACCCACCGGGGGGCCTGGGCCTGCGCGCCAACGAAGACGGGGAGCGTGCCTACGACACCCTCAGCCTGGAGAGCTCCGACAGCCTCGACACCAACCTGTCCACGAGCGGCAACTCCGCCTGCTCCCCGGACAACGTCTCCAG CGCCAGCGGGGCAGATGCAGGGAAGATCGAGGAGATGGAGAAGATGCTGAAGGAGGCCCACGCGGAGAAGTCGCGCCTGATGGAATCGCGG GAGCAAGAGATGGAGCTGCGGCGCCAGGCCCTGGAGGACGAGCGGCGGAGGCGGGAGCAGCTGGAGCGGCGTCTGCAGGATGAGACGGCGCGGCGGCAGAAGCTCATCGAGAAGGAGGTCAAGATGCGAGAAAAGCAGTTTGCCCAG GCCCGCCCCCTGACGCGCTACCTGCCCATCCGCAAAGAGGACTTCGACCTGCGTTCGCACATTGAATCATCTGGCCACAGCGTGGACACCTGCAGCCACGTCATCCTCTCCGAGAAGATGTGCAAAGGCTACCTGGTCAAGATGGGGGGTAAAATCAAGTCCTGGAAGAAGCGATGGTTCGTTTTTGACCGCCTGCGGCGCACTCTCTCCTACTACGCAG ACAAGCATGAGACGAAGCTCAAGGGCCTCATCTACTTCCAGGCTATTGAGGAGGTTTATTATGATCACTTGCGCAGCGCAGCCAAG aaGGGATTCTTCTCTCTCAGCCTGGCCAGT AGCCCCAACCCGGCCCTCACCTTCTGCGTCAAGACTCACGACCGCCTCTACTACATGGTGGCCCCATCGGCCGAGGCCATGCGCATCTGGATGGATGTCATCGTGACAGGAGCCGAGGGCTACACGCAGTTCCTGAACTGA
- the PHLDB1 gene encoding pleckstrin homology-like domain family B member 1 isoform X4, translating into METCNRNVASPAGRVQARLQNSLLDLTETGKGLKVQTEKPHLVSLGSGRLSTAITLLPLEEGKTMLGSAAGDIVLQGAGVAPKHCFIENTHGTLTLHPCGNPCAIDGLAVTRPTRLSQGCMICLGQSTFLRFNHPAEAKWMKSMIPSVGRSPAPQHGLTAEAQSLLNGNQDTAKASRHSHSALVSSIERDLQDIMDSLVLEEEGSTPRQLPSSRGNAPSPDSSVVNGRGGRYLLSPPQSPGAMSVGSSYENTSPPFSPLSSPASSSSCASHSPGTQDQGPTLPPVVPVRSSSFNHTMLTPHGGASLDLPSSTGGPNPARGPGSPRTARRATQESPRSPTPSRRARPSGENPRPGPRSSPPPALPAGLSESLPGSPRVQPPTSPRLAPKFQSPSTPRTKATALQERPPSPFREARDTPAGTSRQGLGKGFLPAEPAGFVPLSQSSRALQPPESPRLSRRPLESMRELPPLSPALSRRAVSPAPHGGPPVQAKAGEAPCGWRREPIEDLMSASFSCLRGRSPSPTLLAREPGQRKPSYATGLSPAYSLGSLTSASPRQSPRLHRKLSGGLELTPGPLRERKHSISELSGDEGELREYHRWQRQERLREQEMERLERQRLETILSLCAEYTHSDGDPGQEHNTFPSAAAEGAGQPGRRPSKGSISLGRAKEQLVGTLGLRERESLERSDEDHLKEESSSTESAGQEHEEPPSTKASQEAALLEEERTRVLASVDQLKSRAKELEQQLQETAREAEMERALLQGEREAELIQLQQEQKAVQQLQERMSGLDAAIHRDKERAKVDAERKELERLRALYSELKRQLDNCPESMREQLQDQMQREAEALETETKLFEDLEFQHLEKESRLEEEREMLSQQLLHSKAESHRSVARRKERLAALESQANQIRLQAAQEADRLGKEKATTLQMLQKEKETLLALERRYRVLTGGSGFPKASTALREETLPFSELGEAADSASPFCAATASSAQLYPGRTEYVTTDQLAVILGSVRSAVGLAHSPSPPAADSAATALPAALLCSSSCPQREPWWAESAVRLPLFAQDLPAGFEAEAGPPAACLSSSSPPPPPLPAKAHSSPDPRQVYRSKMDGGSSSLAWPKGGSSSSQLNVATLGRSPSPKNALSPQNGTGSLPRNLASTLQDIESKRQLALQQKGQQVIEEQRRRLADLKQKAAAEAQSQWEALHGQPLPPSPYSPLIHHSILHHHPPGGLGLRANEDGERAYDTLSLESSDSLDTNLSTSGNSACSPDNVSSASGADAGKIEEMEKMLKEAHAEKSRLMESREQEMELRRQALEDERRRREQLERRLQDETARRQKLIEKEVKMREKQFAQARPLTRYLPIRKEDFDLRSHIESSGHSVDTCSHVILSEKMCKGYLVKMGGKIKSWKKRWFVFDRLRRTLSYYADKHETKLKGLIYFQAIEEVYYDHLRSAAKKGFFSLSLASHLADFLPAPFSGESPNPALTFCVKTHDRLYYMVAPSAEAMRIWMDVIVTGAEGYTQFLN; encoded by the exons atggagaccTGTAACCGCAATGTGGCCAGCCCAGCTGGTCGAGTGCAGGCACGTCTACAG AACAGTCTTCTAGACCTGACCGAGACAGGCAAAGGCCTGAAAGTGCAGACTGAAAAGCCACATCTGGTGAGCCTGGGCAGCGGGCGTCTCAGCACTGCCATCACTCTCCTGCCTCTGGAAGAAG GCAAAACCATGCTGGGCTCAGCCGCCGGGGACATTGTGCTGCAGGGGGCTGGCGTGGCACCCAAGCACTGCTTCATCGAGAACACGCACGGGACTCTCACTCTGCACCCCTGTGGCAACCCGTGTGCCATAGATGGCTTGGCAGTCACACGCCCCACACGCCTTTCTCAAG GGTGTATGATCTGCCTGGGCCAGTCGACCTTCCTTCGGTTCAACCACCCGGCTGAGGCGAAGTGGATGAAAAGCATGATTCCCAGCGTGGGGCGAAGCCCTGCACCCCAGCATGGGCTCACAGCAG AGGCCCAGAGCCTTCTGAACGGCAACCAAGATACGGCGAAGGCTTCCCGGCACAGCCACAGTGCCCTGGTCAGCTCCATCGAGCGGGACTTGCAGGACATCATGGACtccctggtgctggaggaggaaggcagcACTCCCAGGCAGCTCCCCAGCAGCCGCGGCAACGCTCCGTCACCAGACTCCTCCGTCGTGAATGGCAGGGGTGGGCGCTACCTGCTGTCGCCTCCCCAGAGCCCTGGCGCCATGTCTGTGGGATCCAGCTACGAAAACACCTCCCCgcccttctctcccctctcctctcccgcaagcagcagcagctgcgccAGCCACTCGCCTGGCACCCAGGACCAGGGCCCTACCCTGCCTCCGGTGGTGCCCGTTCGCTCCTCTAGTTTCAACCACACCATGCTGACTCCTCACGGCGGGGCCAGCCTGGACCTGCCGAGCAGCACCGGAGGCCCGAACCCAGCCCGGGGGCCGGGGAGCCCACGGACAGCTCGGAGGGCCACACAGGAGAGTCCCCGGAGCCCCACACCCAGCCGCAGGGCCCGGCCCTCGGGGGAGAACCCCCGCCCGGGCCCACGCAGCTCCCCTCCACCTGCATTGCCCGCCGGCCTGAGCGAGAGCCTGCCGGGCAGCCCTCGGGTACAGCCACCCACCAGCCCACGCCTGGCCCCCAAATTCCAGTCGCCCTCCACCCCACGGACCAAGGCCACGGCTCTGCAGGAGAGGCCTCCCAGCCCTTTCCGGGAAGCGCGGGACACGCCTGCTGGCACCTCCCGCCAAGGGCTGGGGAAAGGCTTCCTGCCAGCTGAGCCTGCCGGGTTTGTGCCTCTCAGCCAGTCGAGCCGGGCCCTGCAGCCCCCTGAGAGCCCCCGACTCAGCCGGCGGCCTCTGGAGAGCATGCGGGAGCTGCCTCCTCTCAGCCCCGCCTTGTCCCGCCGGGCAGTGTCGCCAGCCCCTCACGGCGGCCCCCCAGTGCAGGCCAAGGCCGGCGAGGCCCCCTGTGGCTGGCGGAGGGAGCCCATTGAGGACCTTATGTCTGCCTCTTTCTCCTGCCTGCGGGGACGCAGCCCCTCGCCcaccctgctggccagggagccTGGCCAACGCAAGCCCAGCTACGCAACCGGCCTGAGCCCCGCCTACAGCCTGGGCTCCCTGACCTCGGCCTCGCCGCGCCAGAGCCCCCGCCTGCACCGGAAGTTGTCTGGGGGGCTGGAGCTGACGCCGGGGCCCCTGCGGGAGCGCAAGCACAGCATCTCGGAGCTCAGCGGCGACGAGGGGGAGCTGAGGGAATACCATCGCTGGCAGCGCCAGGAGCGGCTCCGGGAACAGGAGATGGAGCGGCTG GAGCGGCAGCGGTTGGAGACCATCCTGAGCCTGTGTGCCGAGTACACTCACAGCGATGGCGATCCGGGCCAGGAGCACAACACTTTCCCCAGCGCTGCTGCCGAGGGCGCTGGCCAGCCGGGAAGGAGGCCCTCCAAGGGCTCCATCAGTCTTGGACGAGCGAAGGAGCAGCTGGTGGGAACCCTGGGCCTGCGGGAGAGGGAGAGCTTGGAGCGCTCGGATGAGGACCACCTGAAAGAGGAAAGCAGCAGCACGGAGAGTGCCGGCCAGGAG CACGAAGAGCCACCCAGCACCAAAGCCAGCCAGGAGGCGGCCCTGCTGGAGGAGGAGCGCACCCGTGTCCTGGCCAGCGTCGATCAGCTGAAGAGCCGAGCTAAggagctggagcagcagctgcaggaaaCAGCCCGGGAG GCGGAGATGGAGCGGGCCCTCCTGCAAGGCGAGCGGGAGGCCGAGCTGATccagctgcagcaggagcagAAGGCAGTGCAGCAGTTGCAGGAGCGCATGTCTGGTCTGGACGCCGCCATCCACCGGGACAAG GAGAGGGCAAAGGTTGATGCTGAAAGGAAGGAACTTGAGCGACTGCGGGCACTATACTCTGAGCTCAAGCGCCAGCTTGATAACTGCCCTGAGTCAATGAGGGAGCAGTTGCAGGACCAGATGCAAAGG GAAGCGGAGGCCCTGGAGACGGAGACGAAGCTGTTTGAGGACCTGGAGTTCCAGCACCTGGAGAAGGAGAGCCGCCTGGAGGAGGAACGCGAGATGCTCAGCCAGCAGCTCCTGCACAGCAAAGCCGAGAGCCACCGCAGCGTGGCACGGAGGAAG GAACGCTTGGCAGCGCTGGAGAGTCAAGCCAACCAgatcaggctgcaggctgctcagGAGGCTGACCGGCTGGGCAAGGAGAAAGCCACCACCTTGCAGATGCTGCAGAAG GAGAAGGAGACCCTCCTTGCGCTAGAGAGACGGTACCGGGTGCTGACTGGTGGCTCCGGCTTCCCCAAGGCCTCTACAGCTCTGCGAGAG GAGACGCTTCCTTTCTCTGAGCTGGGGGAGGCGGCTGACTCTGCAAGCCCCTTCTGTGCAGCTACTGCTTCCTCCGCCCAGCTCTACCCAGGGAGGACAGAG TACGTGACAACTGACCAACTGGCAGTGATTCTGGGCAGCGTCAGGTCGGCTGTAGGGCTTGCCCACTCCCCCAGCCCCCCTGCGGCAGACTCCGCTGCTACTGCCCTGCCGGCGGCGCTGCTCTGCTCCTCCAGCTGCCCCCAG AGAGAGCCGTGGTGGGCAGAGAGCGCAGTGCGGCTGCCACTTTTCGCCCAGGACCTCCCAGCTGGCTTTGAGGCTGAAGCAGGCCCCCCTGCTGcttgtctctcctcctcctcccctcctcctcctcctctgcctgctaAAGCTCACTCATCTCCAGACCCGCGACAG GTCTATCGCTCCAAGATGGACGGTGGCTCCAGCAGCTTGGCTTGGCCCAAAGGGGGCAGCTCCTCCTCGCAGCTCAACGTGGCCACTCTGGGACGCAGCCCCTCACCCAAG AACGCCCTGTCCCCACAAAACGGCACCGGCAGCCTCCCTCGGAATCTGGCCAGCACCCTGCAGGATATCGAGAGCAAGCGCCAACTGGCCCTTCAGCAAAAGG GCCAGCAGGTGATTGAGGAGCAGCGGAGGCGCTTGGCCGACCTGAAGCAGAAAGCGGCAGCCGAGGCTCAGTCCCAGTGGGAGGCCCTGCATGGGCAGCCCCTTCCCCCTTCTCCGTACTCCCCCCTCATCCACCACTCCATCCTCCATCACCACCCACCGGGGGGCCTGGGCCTGCGCGCCAACGAAGACGGGGAGCGTGCCTACGACACCCTCAGCCTGGAGAGCTCCGACAGCCTCGACACCAACCTGTCCACGAGCGGCAACTCCGCCTGCTCCCCGGACAACGTCTCCAG CGCCAGCGGGGCAGATGCAGGGAAGATCGAGGAGATGGAGAAGATGCTGAAGGAGGCCCACGCGGAGAAGTCGCGCCTGATGGAATCGCGG GAGCAAGAGATGGAGCTGCGGCGCCAGGCCCTGGAGGACGAGCGGCGGAGGCGGGAGCAGCTGGAGCGGCGTCTGCAGGATGAGACGGCGCGGCGGCAGAAGCTCATCGAGAAGGAGGTCAAGATGCGAGAAAAGCAGTTTGCCCAG GCCCGCCCCCTGACGCGCTACCTGCCCATCCGCAAAGAGGACTTCGACCTGCGTTCGCACATTGAATCATCTGGCCACAGCGTGGACACCTGCAGCCACGTCATCCTCTCCGAGAAGATGTGCAAAGGCTACCTGGTCAAGATGGGGGGTAAAATCAAGTCCTGGAAGAAGCGATGGTTCGTTTTTGACCGCCTGCGGCGCACTCTCTCCTACTACGCAG ACAAGCATGAGACGAAGCTCAAGGGCCTCATCTACTTCCAGGCTATTGAGGAGGTTTATTATGATCACTTGCGCAGCGCAGCCAAG aaGGGATTCTTCTCTCTCAGCCTGGCCAGT CACCTAGCCGactttctccctgcccccttcaGTGGAGAG AGCCCCAACCCGGCCCTCACCTTCTGCGTCAAGACTCACGACCGCCTCTACTACATGGTGGCCCCATCGGCCGAGGCCATGCGCATCTGGATGGATGTCATCGTGACAGGAGCCGAGGGCTACACGCAGTTCCTGAACTGA